In the genome of Bacillus sp. S3, one region contains:
- the rsmA gene encoding 16S rRNA (adenine(1518)-N(6)/adenine(1519)-N(6))-dimethyltransferase RsmA, producing the protein MNKDIATPIRTRAILEKYGFSFKKSLGQNFLIDTNILKKIVSFADLTENSGAIEIGPGIGALTEQLARSSKKTVAFEIDQRLLPILQDTLSPYENVKIIHKDVLEADVHAVMTEEFAGIDDIMVVANLPYYVTTPIIMKLLEEQLPIRGIVCMLQKEVADRISAKPGTKDYGSLSIAVQYYTEAETVMIVPKTVFVPQPNVDSAVIRLTRREQPAVAVKDEAFFFQVTKASFAQRRKTLLNNLTSGLLEGKQKKEEILAALQASSIEPSRRGETLSLEEFGRLADELHPHFH; encoded by the coding sequence AAAGCCTTGGCCAAAACTTCTTAATTGATACAAATATTTTAAAAAAGATTGTCAGTTTTGCTGATTTGACAGAGAATTCAGGGGCCATCGAGATTGGCCCGGGGATTGGCGCCTTAACCGAGCAGCTGGCACGCAGCAGTAAAAAGACGGTTGCTTTTGAGATCGATCAACGTTTATTACCGATCTTGCAGGATACGTTGTCGCCATATGAAAATGTAAAAATTATTCACAAGGATGTATTAGAGGCCGACGTTCACGCGGTGATGACGGAGGAATTTGCCGGCATCGATGATATCATGGTTGTTGCAAATTTACCTTATTATGTCACAACCCCGATTATTATGAAATTGCTCGAGGAACAGCTGCCGATTCGCGGAATTGTATGTATGCTTCAAAAAGAGGTTGCTGACCGTATTTCTGCTAAGCCTGGTACAAAGGACTATGGTTCACTTTCCATTGCCGTACAATACTACACAGAAGCCGAGACCGTGATGATTGTTCCTAAGACCGTCTTTGTCCCGCAACCGAATGTCGATTCCGCTGTCATCAGACTCACAAGGCGGGAGCAGCCGGCAGTTGCGGTAAAAGATGAAGCATTCTTTTTCCAAGTAACCAAGGCAAGCTTTGCCCAAAGAAGAAAAACATTACTCAATAACTTAACAAGTGGGCTTCTGGAAGGGAAACAAAAGAAAGAGGAGATCCTCGCCGCACTGCAAGCGAGCAGTATTGAACCTTCCAGAAGAGGCGAAACCCTTTCTTTAGAGGAATTTGGCCGGTTAGCGGATGAACTTCACCCTCATTTCCATTAG
- a CDS encoding nuclease-related domain-containing protein, with product MAYKSRPVPKKLMILRLLNTHLTLSENDKQYYYNLKKGYEGELKFDSLTEKLQCQCYILNDLLFKVNNTLFQIDTLIIFSGRIHFSDVKNFEGDYFLESERLYKKPETEYTNPLLQLTRSKSLLRQLLQSIGFHFPVDANVVFINPEFTLYQAPLNIPFIFPTQVNSYLKYLDATPSKLGVKEKELADKLISLHREEDAYKHLPPYKYGQFRKGMTCEKCNCFAISVCGQKCVCGDCGHEEKVTAAVFRSVKELQLLFPDMKITANVVHDWCRVVTLKKTIRRILEDNFNRKGVRQWTYYE from the coding sequence ATGGCATACAAATCACGTCCTGTACCGAAGAAGCTAATGATTTTGAGATTGCTTAACACCCATTTGACCTTGTCTGAAAATGATAAACAGTACTATTACAATTTGAAAAAGGGCTATGAAGGAGAGCTGAAATTTGACTCCTTAACGGAAAAGCTTCAATGTCAATGTTATATTTTAAATGATTTGTTGTTTAAGGTTAACAACACTCTATTTCAAATTGACACTCTCATCATTTTTTCAGGAAGAATTCATTTCTCAGATGTTAAAAATTTTGAAGGCGATTATTTTCTCGAATCAGAGCGATTGTATAAGAAGCCGGAGACAGAGTACACAAATCCGCTACTACAACTGACTCGAAGTAAATCCTTGCTCCGCCAATTACTCCAAAGTATCGGGTTTCATTTCCCGGTTGACGCCAATGTAGTATTTATTAATCCCGAGTTCACCCTATACCAGGCCCCCCTCAACATACCGTTTATTTTTCCAACACAGGTAAACAGCTATTTAAAATATTTAGATGCGACACCGTCGAAACTGGGAGTTAAAGAAAAAGAACTGGCTGACAAATTAATTTCACTCCATAGGGAAGAGGACGCGTATAAACACCTGCCTCCTTATAAGTACGGCCAATTTCGAAAAGGAATGACTTGCGAAAAGTGTAATTGTTTTGCCATTTCAGTCTGTGGGCAGAAATGTGTGTGCGGTGATTGTGGACATGAAGAAAAGGTGACCGCCGCGGTTTTCCGAAGTGTGAAGGAGCTGCAGCTTCTTTTTCCAGATATGAAGATTACGGCGAATGTGGTACATGATTGGTGTAGGGTGGTGACATTAAAAAAGACAATTAGAAGGATTTTGGAGGATAATTTTAATAGAAAAGGGGTTCGCCAATGGACTTATTACGAATGA
- the yabG gene encoding sporulation peptidase YabG — protein MDIKINDIVGRKSYNCDLLFRVIDIRKINGQNYAILYGEDFRLVADAPSADLVVVNQLERVKLRQEYRTLEEQSLRLFSQDVDLLKSRQEYEATGGYVKPSNYFQIPGKVLHLDGDPSYLKKCMTLYEKIGIPVLGIHCNEKEMPDKIGGLIDHYRPDILVITGHDAYSKAKGKMTDINAYRHSKHFVQTVREARKKIPHLDQLVIFAGACQSHFESLIHAGANFASSPSRINIHALDPVYIVAKISFTPFMERINVWDVLRNTLTGDKGLGGIETKGVLRTGMPYRPVQDEEE, from the coding sequence GTGGATATAAAAATAAATGATATTGTCGGGAGAAAATCATATAATTGTGATCTTCTATTTCGCGTCATCGATATACGGAAAATAAATGGCCAGAACTATGCAATTCTTTATGGTGAGGATTTTCGTCTTGTCGCAGATGCACCTTCCGCGGATTTAGTCGTGGTGAATCAGCTTGAAAGGGTGAAACTAAGACAGGAATATAGGACACTTGAAGAACAGTCATTACGGCTTTTCTCCCAGGATGTTGATTTGTTAAAGTCCAGGCAGGAATATGAAGCGACTGGCGGTTATGTTAAGCCCAGCAATTATTTTCAAATTCCGGGGAAGGTCCTCCATTTAGACGGTGACCCATCCTATTTGAAAAAATGTATGACCTTATATGAAAAAATTGGAATTCCAGTTTTAGGTATACATTGCAATGAAAAGGAAATGCCTGATAAAATTGGCGGGCTCATTGACCATTATCGTCCGGATATTCTAGTCATCACCGGGCATGATGCCTATTCTAAGGCAAAAGGAAAAATGACAGATATTAATGCCTACCGACATTCTAAACACTTTGTGCAAACTGTCAGAGAGGCACGTAAGAAAATCCCTCATTTAGATCAACTGGTCATCTTTGCAGGTGCCTGTCAATCCCACTTTGAATCGCTCATCCATGCAGGCGCTAACTTCGCCAGTTCTCCATCAAGGATTAATATACATGCACTCGACCCCGTTTATATAGTCGCAAAAATAAGCTTTACCCCGTTTATGGAAAGAATAAATGTTTGGGATGTGTTACGGAATACATTAACAGGAGATAAAGGTCTTGGAGGGATTGAAACCAAAGGTGTACTTCGTACAGGAATGCCTTATCGACCAGTACAGGACGAAGAAGAATAA
- the veg gene encoding biofilm formation stimulator Veg, which translates to MPKTLADIKKALDTNLGKRLLLKANGGRRKTIERSGVLAETYPSVFVIELDQDENSFERVSYSYADVLTETVQITFYDDAAGHVALS; encoded by the coding sequence ATGCCAAAAACCTTAGCCGATATCAAAAAGGCCCTTGACACGAATTTAGGGAAAAGGTTGTTGCTAAAAGCAAACGGAGGACGAAGGAAAACGATTGAACGTTCAGGTGTTTTAGCTGAAACTTACCCATCTGTTTTTGTTATTGAATTAGATCAGGATGAAAATTCATTCGAGCGTGTATCTTACAGCTATGCGGATGTATTAACAGAAACAGTTCAAATTACTTTCTATGATGATGCAGCAGGACATGTAGCTTTAAGCTAG
- a CDS encoding small, acid-soluble spore protein, alpha/beta type — protein MGRRRGIMSEGFKEELAKELGFYDVVQKEGWGGIKARDAGNMVKRAIELAEAQLSNRGTKS, from the coding sequence ATGGGCAGAAGAAGAGGCATCATGTCCGAAGGCTTTAAAGAGGAATTGGCAAAAGAGCTTGGTTTTTATGATGTCGTCCAAAAAGAAGGCTGGGGCGGTATTAAGGCACGGGATGCAGGGAATATGGTAAAGCGTGCTATTGAACTGGCAGAAGCTCAGCTGTCTAATCGAGGCACAAAGTCTTAA
- the ispE gene encoding 4-(cytidine 5'-diphospho)-2-C-methyl-D-erythritol kinase — protein MKLLVKAPAKINLALDVLHKRSDGFHEVEMIMTTIDLADRVELTLLNHDQIHILSHNRYVPDDQRNLAFQAAQLLKDRFHVKKGVLISIEKTIPVAAGLAGGSSDAAATLRGLNKLWELGLSMDELAELGSEIGSDVSFCVYGGTALAKGRGEVITELPPPPTCWVILAKPFIGVSTAEVYRRLDVNRTNHPDISGMIEAINNRDYQHVCDNVGNVLEDVTLTLHPEVAQIKEQMKRFGADAVLMSGSGPTVFGIVQHDSRMHRIYNGLRGFCDQVFAVRMLGERHTLD, from the coding sequence GTGAAGCTTTTAGTCAAAGCACCGGCCAAAATAAACTTAGCATTAGATGTTTTACATAAACGTTCCGATGGCTTTCATGAGGTTGAAATGATCATGACCACCATTGATTTAGCAGACCGGGTTGAGCTAACCTTATTAAATCATGATCAAATACATATTCTTTCCCATAATAGGTATGTACCTGATGATCAACGCAACTTAGCCTTTCAAGCAGCCCAGCTTTTGAAGGATCGATTTCATGTAAAGAAAGGTGTGTTGATCTCAATTGAGAAAACAATCCCGGTTGCGGCAGGATTAGCCGGGGGAAGCAGTGATGCGGCCGCAACCTTAAGAGGCCTGAATAAGCTTTGGGAACTCGGATTATCCATGGATGAATTAGCTGAGCTTGGAAGTGAAATTGGTTCAGATGTTTCATTTTGTGTATACGGAGGCACAGCTTTAGCAAAAGGAAGGGGTGAGGTCATTACTGAGCTCCCGCCACCGCCGACATGCTGGGTCATCCTTGCAAAGCCCTTCATCGGGGTCTCGACCGCTGAGGTTTACCGCCGGCTAGATGTGAATCGGACGAATCACCCTGATATTAGCGGTATGATTGAAGCCATTAACAACCGGGACTACCAACACGTATGCGATAATGTGGGTAATGTCCTCGAGGACGTAACATTAACTCTTCACCCCGAGGTTGCCCAAATAAAAGAGCAAATGAAGCGTTTTGGCGCGGATGCTGTTTTAATGAGCGGCAGCGGACCAACCGTGTTTGGAATTGTTCAGCATGACTCACGAATGCATCGGATCTATAACGGATTGCGGGGATTCTGTGACCAGGTTTTTGCAGTCCGCATGCTGGGAGAACGACACACGCTTGATTAA
- the purR gene encoding pur operon repressor, translating to MKFRRSERLIDMTNYLLDHPRQLVPLTFFAERYSSAKSSISEDLAIVKETFEQRGIGTLRTVPGAAGGVKFFVKVSREETEPFINELCQLIGNPERLLPGGYLYLTDILGDPQVVQKAGRVIASAYADTKIDVVMTVATKGIPLAYAVASQLNVPVVIVRRDSKVTEGPTVSINYVSGSAKRIQTMVLSKRSMKQDSRVLIVDDFMKAGGTVMGMISMLEEFNSQLAGIAVLVEAEKIQERLVDEYLSLVQLSDVDVKEKKISVHEGNYFNNWRR from the coding sequence ATGAAATTTCGCCGTAGTGAACGTTTAATTGATATGACGAATTATTTATTGGATCATCCTCGCCAACTCGTTCCCCTCACTTTTTTTGCGGAAAGGTATTCGTCCGCTAAGTCTTCCATTAGTGAAGATTTGGCTATCGTAAAAGAAACCTTTGAACAAAGAGGAATCGGCACACTAAGAACCGTGCCGGGAGCAGCTGGCGGTGTTAAATTCTTCGTAAAAGTCAGCCGGGAAGAGACAGAACCCTTTATCAACGAACTATGTCAATTAATTGGAAATCCTGAACGGCTTTTACCAGGCGGTTATTTATATTTGACAGATATATTAGGAGATCCGCAGGTGGTCCAAAAGGCAGGACGTGTCATTGCCTCGGCCTATGCTGATACAAAAATTGATGTTGTTATGACGGTGGCGACAAAAGGGATTCCGCTTGCCTATGCAGTTGCAAGTCAATTGAATGTCCCGGTAGTAATTGTTCGCAGAGACAGTAAAGTAACGGAAGGCCCGACAGTAAGCATTAATTATGTTTCTGGATCAGCCAAAAGAATTCAGACGATGGTGCTTTCAAAAAGGAGCATGAAGCAGGATTCACGTGTCCTTATTGTCGATGACTTTATGAAGGCCGGCGGAACCGTCATGGGAATGATCAGTATGCTAGAGGAATTTAATAGCCAGTTGGCCGGAATTGCTGTTTTAGTTGAGGCTGAAAAAATTCAAGAACGATTAGTGGATGAGTACTTATCGCTCGTCCAATTATCGGATGTCGATGTCAAAGAAAAAAAGATAAGTGTACACGAAGGAAATTACTTTAACAATTGGAGGAGATAG
- the ridA gene encoding 2-iminobutanoate/2-iminopropanoate deaminase — protein sequence MKAVQTNQAPAAIGPYSQGIIVNNLFYSSGQIPLTAEGTMVTGDVKEQTHQVFRNLQAVLAEAGASLETVVKATVFIKNMDEFAAVNEVYGEYFSEHKPARSCVEVARLPKDALVEIEVVALVK from the coding sequence ATGAAAGCAGTTCAAACGAACCAAGCCCCTGCTGCCATTGGCCCATATTCCCAAGGAATTATTGTGAATAACCTGTTTTACAGCTCTGGACAAATTCCATTAACCGCTGAAGGAACGATGGTGACAGGCGATGTTAAAGAGCAGACCCACCAAGTGTTCCGTAATTTACAAGCTGTGTTAGCCGAAGCAGGCGCATCACTTGAAACGGTCGTAAAGGCAACTGTTTTTATTAAAAATATGGATGAATTTGCTGCTGTCAATGAAGTTTATGGCGAGTATTTTTCTGAGCATAAACCAGCCCGCTCCTGTGTGGAAGTTGCCCGGTTACCAAAGGATGCCTTAGTTGAAATCGAAGTTGTTGCGCTCGTAAAGTAA
- the spoVG gene encoding septation regulator SpoVG yields the protein MEVTDVRLRRVNTDGRMRAIASITLDNEFVVHDIRVIDGNNGLFVAMPSKRTPDGEFRDIAHPINSGTRGKIQEAVLAEYHRLGELEVEFEEAGAS from the coding sequence ATGGAAGTAACTGACGTAAGATTACGCCGAGTTAATACGGACGGTCGAATGAGAGCGATTGCATCAATCACATTAGACAATGAATTTGTTGTTCATGACATCCGTGTTATTGACGGAAACAACGGTTTATTTGTAGCTATGCCAAGTAAACGTACTCCTGATGGAGAATTTCGTGACATTGCGCATCCAATCAATTCAGGAACACGCGGTAAAATCCAAGAAGCTGTTTTGGCTGAGTACCATCGTCTAGGTGAATTGGAAGTAGAATTTGAAGAAGCCGGAGCTTCCTAA
- the glmU gene encoding bifunctional UDP-N-acetylglucosamine diphosphorylase/glucosamine-1-phosphate N-acetyltransferase GlmU, which yields MPNRYAVILAAGQGTRMKSKLYKVLHQVCGKPMVQHVVDQITKLNIHEMVTIIGHGAEMVQAQLGDGSHYALQEKQLGTAHAVMQAESLLAGKEGVTIVVCGDTPLIKAETMEALFKHHEELNAKATILTARIEDPTGYGRIVRNEEGLVEKIVEHKDATDTERKINEINTGTYCFDNLALFEALRNVSNNNVQGEYYLPDVIEILKKQGEVVTAFQTDELEETLGVNDRVALAEAERIMRQRTNTAHMRNGVTIIDPVNTYIDTDVKIGQDTIIYPGTVIKGKTAIGEDCHIGPNSEIDTCQIGNGTVIRQSAAHNSSIGSHVNIGPFAHIRPDSAISDDVKIGNFVEIKKAIFGKGSKASHLSYIGDAEVGSDVNIGCGSITVNYDGKNKYLTKIEDGVFIGCNSNLVAPVTIGKGAYVAAGSTITKDVPGEALSIARAQQVNKENYVQKLNFNK from the coding sequence ATGCCTAATCGATATGCTGTGATTTTGGCCGCAGGGCAAGGTACGCGGATGAAATCCAAGCTGTATAAAGTATTGCACCAAGTATGCGGAAAACCAATGGTACAGCATGTAGTTGATCAAATAACAAAGCTTAATATTCACGAAATGGTGACCATCATTGGGCATGGAGCTGAAATGGTACAGGCACAATTAGGGGACGGCAGTCACTATGCATTGCAGGAGAAACAGCTGGGTACTGCTCATGCCGTCATGCAGGCTGAGAGTCTGCTTGCTGGCAAAGAAGGCGTAACCATTGTTGTTTGCGGTGATACCCCATTAATTAAAGCTGAAACGATGGAAGCCCTGTTTAAACACCATGAGGAGTTGAATGCTAAAGCCACCATTCTCACAGCAAGAATCGAAGACCCAACAGGATACGGCCGAATCGTTCGCAATGAAGAGGGGCTTGTTGAAAAAATTGTTGAGCACAAAGATGCAACAGACACAGAACGGAAAATAAATGAAATTAACACAGGTACGTATTGTTTTGACAACCTTGCTCTATTCGAAGCACTTCGCAACGTTTCTAATAACAACGTTCAAGGGGAATACTATTTACCAGACGTAATTGAGATTTTGAAAAAACAGGGTGAAGTGGTCACAGCCTTCCAAACGGATGAATTGGAAGAAACCTTGGGTGTGAACGACCGTGTTGCGTTAGCAGAGGCAGAGAGAATCATGCGTCAGCGAACGAATACAGCCCATATGCGTAATGGGGTAACTATTATTGACCCTGTGAATACGTACATAGACACAGATGTCAAAATTGGTCAGGATACGATCATTTATCCAGGAACGGTTATTAAAGGGAAGACGGCCATCGGTGAAGATTGTCACATTGGTCCAAATTCCGAAATTGATACATGTCAAATAGGGAATGGTACAGTGATTCGTCAATCAGCTGCACATAATAGCTCGATTGGTTCCCATGTAAACATCGGCCCATTCGCCCATATTCGTCCTGATTCTGCTATTAGCGACGATGTAAAAATTGGAAATTTTGTTGAAATCAAAAAGGCCATTTTCGGAAAAGGAAGCAAGGCGTCGCATCTCAGCTATATTGGCGATGCGGAGGTTGGCAGTGATGTCAACATTGGCTGTGGTTCAATTACTGTGAATTACGACGGTAAAAATAAATATTTAACGAAAATTGAAGATGGAGTCTTTATCGGCTGTAACTCCAATCTTGTTGCCCCAGTCACAATAGGAAAAGGTGCCTATGTGGCTGCCGGGTCAACAATTACTAAGGATGTACCGGGTGAAGCGTTGTCCATTGCACGTGCCCAGCAAGTGAATAAGGAAAATTACGTACAAAAGCTTAATTTTAATAAATAA
- a CDS encoding ribose-phosphate diphosphokinase, with product MSNQYLDPNLKVFSLNSNVPLAREIAKVIGVELGKSSVTRFSDGEIQINIEESIRGCDVYVIQSTSSPVNENIMEVLIMIDALKRASAKTINIVMPYYGYARQDRKARAREPITAKLVANLLETAGATRVICLDLHAPQIQGFFEIPTDHLMGVPILSEYFKKREFAGDIVIVSPDHGGVTRARKMAERLKAPIAIIDKRRPRPNVAEVMNIVGNIEGKIAILIDDIIDTAGTITLAANALVENGAAEVYACCTHPVLSGPAIERIENSKIKELVVTNSILLPEEKKSDKIVHLSVAPLLGEAIIRVHEEQSVSTLFD from the coding sequence ATGTCAAATCAATATTTAGATCCGAACTTAAAGGTATTTAGTTTAAATTCAAATGTTCCCCTGGCAAGAGAAATTGCAAAAGTAATTGGTGTTGAGTTAGGGAAGAGCTCTGTAACAAGATTTAGTGACGGAGAAATTCAAATCAACATTGAAGAAAGTATTCGCGGCTGCGACGTGTATGTGATCCAATCCACTAGTTCACCTGTGAATGAAAATATCATGGAAGTATTAATTATGATTGACGCGTTAAAAAGAGCATCTGCTAAAACAATTAATATTGTGATGCCGTATTATGGCTATGCCCGTCAAGATCGTAAAGCGCGTGCCCGTGAGCCGATTACAGCAAAATTAGTAGCCAATCTCTTAGAAACAGCCGGTGCAACCCGTGTCATCTGTTTAGATTTACATGCACCGCAAATCCAAGGATTCTTTGAAATTCCTACCGATCATTTAATGGGTGTACCTATTTTGTCTGAGTATTTCAAGAAGAGAGAGTTTGCTGGGGATATTGTCATTGTTTCTCCGGACCATGGCGGTGTGACAAGAGCCCGGAAAATGGCCGAACGCTTAAAAGCACCAATTGCGATTATCGACAAGCGCCGTCCTAGACCGAATGTGGCGGAGGTCATGAATATTGTTGGTAATATTGAAGGTAAAATAGCGATTTTGATTGATGATATCATTGATACAGCAGGAACCATTACATTGGCTGCCAATGCATTAGTAGAAAATGGCGCTGCCGAAGTGTATGCCTGCTGTACACATCCAGTTTTATCAGGTCCTGCGATTGAAAGAATCGAGAACTCGAAAATTAAGGAATTAGTTGTCACTAACTCTATTCTTCTTCCTGAAGAGAAAAAGAGCGATAAAATTGTTCATTTATCTGTGGCTCCATTACTTGGCGAAGCGATTATCCGTGTCCATGAAGAACAATCTGTAAGTACTTTATTTGATTAA
- a CDS encoding 50S ribosomal protein L25/general stress protein Ctc, which produces MSTVLQAMERKELKSSALRKIRESGGIPAIIYGAKVESKPVSVSAADLTKTIRTVGRNGVISLDVDGSKHDVVLTDYQEDAFKKEILHVDFLAVDRSSKINVDVRLVLVGEAAGVKDGGVLQQPVHQLSITSTPDNIPQQIEVDISHLQVGETVLVGDIPSGGGFTINHDDDEVVASILPPRQEEEINAGEQQEPGHPDNEEGRETTPVGGE; this is translated from the coding sequence ATGAGTACTGTTTTACAAGCAATGGAACGGAAGGAACTCAAATCTTCTGCGTTAAGGAAAATCAGAGAGAGCGGCGGCATTCCTGCTATTATTTATGGAGCAAAAGTTGAAAGTAAACCAGTGTCTGTAAGTGCAGCTGATTTAACAAAGACGATCCGGACAGTAGGCAGGAATGGGGTCATTTCCCTTGATGTAGATGGCAGTAAACATGATGTTGTCTTAACCGATTATCAAGAAGACGCATTTAAAAAGGAAATTCTCCATGTTGACTTTTTAGCCGTTGATAGGTCCTCGAAAATCAATGTTGATGTAAGGCTTGTCTTGGTTGGCGAGGCGGCCGGAGTAAAGGATGGCGGTGTCCTGCAGCAGCCGGTTCACCAATTGTCGATTACTTCTACCCCGGACAATATTCCTCAGCAAATTGAAGTGGATATTTCACATCTTCAAGTAGGAGAAACGGTACTGGTAGGAGACATTCCATCTGGCGGCGGCTTTACGATTAACCATGATGACGATGAAGTAGTGGCTTCTATCCTTCCGCCAAGGCAGGAAGAGGAAATTAACGCCGGTGAGCAGCAAGAGCCGGGTCATCCGGATAATGAAGAGGGAAGAGAAACTACCCCTGTAGGGGGCGAATAG
- the pth gene encoding aminoacyl-tRNA hydrolase, translating to MKCIVGLGNPGKQYDQTRHNIGFEVIDALSDQFSIPLNQSKFKGLYGIGFYNGEKVLLLKPLTYMNLSGESIRAVMDYYQIDLEDLVVIYDDLDLPVGKIRLRQKGSPGGHNGIKSTVAHLGTQQFNRIRIGIDRPQAGMSVPDYVLGRFRPDELPSTGEAVKRSADACAAWLEKPFLQVMNEYNQ from the coding sequence ATGAAATGCATCGTTGGTTTAGGTAATCCCGGGAAGCAATATGATCAAACTAGACATAATATCGGTTTTGAAGTCATTGATGCCTTATCGGATCAATTTTCGATACCGCTTAATCAGTCAAAATTTAAAGGGCTGTATGGGATTGGTTTTTATAACGGGGAAAAGGTCCTGCTCTTAAAACCACTTACCTATATGAATTTATCAGGGGAATCGATCAGAGCGGTGATGGATTACTATCAAATAGACTTAGAGGATCTAGTCGTGATTTATGACGATCTTGATTTGCCCGTTGGAAAGATTAGACTGCGTCAAAAAGGGAGTCCGGGCGGACATAACGGAATAAAATCGACAGTTGCCCATCTTGGTACGCAGCAGTTCAACCGCATTCGGATTGGAATTGACCGCCCGCAAGCTGGAATGAGTGTGCCCGATTACGTCCTTGGACGGTTTCGGCCTGATGAGTTGCCCTCTACCGGGGAAGCTGTGAAAAGGAGTGCAGATGCCTGCGCTGCTTGGCTTGAAAAGCCCTTTTTACAAGTGATGAATGAATATAATCAGTAA